The DNA window CTTGTCGTTACGGGCGCGGCCCTCTTCATCTTCGCGCTCTTCGCTATCGCCAACCGGGCGTTCCTGTTCGGGGATACATTCGTTGTAGAGTCTCGATTCACCTCGGTGGCCGGACTGACGAGTGGTGCGGCCGTTCAGTACCAGGGCGTCAGTGTAGGTCGTGTCGACGCCGTGCG is part of the Rhodothermales bacterium genome and encodes:
- a CDS encoding MCE family protein, yielding MTRQTRTGILVVTGAALFIFALFAIANRAFLFGDTFVVESRFTSVAGLTSGAAVQYQGVSVGRVDAVR